In the genome of Saprospira sp. CCB-QB6, one region contains:
- the yidC gene encoding membrane protein insertase YidC, which yields MGNSRSTVIGFALLFLLWMGYVWVNSPSQAEIEAAAKEKKRLDDSTAMADSLQLVQAQAMQAAKEQASSKKDEILADSSLSQTEKDSLIAQLPVAPQASSLEKELFGPFAASASCQGELQTLENDKIKVTFNTKGGRIVDVELKEFKGYDHETADSRDKKALHLLNNAKDRFSYFIPLANVSKGGIETQDLCFQAEAKGNVLVFRAYAANDKEFIEQRYEIGESGYLLNYDFALQGLDRYIPKTANSIPFSWQSNLNKIEKNPSYERRMSSIHFKEVESSPSYCTCGSDAEETLENEIQWVSHAQQFFNSSLIIDGSNKPKSGQLQTFMMPDDSAHLKSLTTRLNFPLANANELVYNMRLYLGPNDYDGLSSIDVGLERIIPFGWSIFGFISRHVIRPLFNFLASFIPSYGLIIIILTLLIRGLMFPLQYKMLKSSVKMSILRPRLSKLKEKYKDDAQGMQMEQMKIYQQYGVSPLGGCLPMVLTMPIWIALYRFFPASIEFRQKSFLWADDLVSYDSILDFGYVPVVYDFYGDHVSLFTLLWCISMFAYLTYNSRQQMDMMADNPNAKMMKYMQYAFPVIFFFALNSWAAGLTCYMLFSNLFNIGQTFLVKSVLLDKDKLAAEMEQQRQDREANPKKKSGWQARYQDMMEQQRKMLEEQKKNKKNK from the coding sequence ATGGGAAATTCTAGGAGTACAGTCATTGGTTTTGCACTGCTCTTTCTACTTTGGATGGGTTACGTTTGGGTAAACAGCCCCTCTCAAGCCGAAATAGAAGCGGCTGCAAAAGAGAAGAAGCGATTGGATGATAGCACGGCTATGGCTGACAGTCTACAATTGGTACAAGCTCAGGCGATGCAAGCTGCCAAGGAGCAGGCCAGTAGCAAAAAGGATGAAATTTTGGCCGATAGTAGTCTGAGCCAAACAGAGAAAGACAGCTTAATTGCGCAATTGCCCGTTGCCCCTCAAGCTAGTTCTTTAGAAAAAGAGCTTTTTGGTCCCTTTGCTGCTTCGGCTAGCTGCCAAGGCGAATTGCAAACCCTTGAAAATGACAAGATCAAAGTTACGTTCAATACCAAAGGGGGACGCATTGTAGATGTAGAGCTCAAGGAGTTTAAGGGCTATGACCATGAAACGGCTGATAGCCGCGATAAAAAAGCCCTACACCTACTCAATAATGCCAAAGATCGCTTTAGCTATTTTATTCCATTGGCCAATGTGAGCAAGGGCGGAATTGAAACCCAAGATCTCTGCTTTCAGGCAGAAGCCAAAGGCAATGTTTTGGTCTTTAGAGCTTATGCCGCCAACGATAAAGAATTTATTGAACAGCGCTACGAGATTGGCGAATCGGGCTATTTGCTCAATTATGATTTTGCCCTTCAGGGACTCGATCGCTATATCCCCAAAACGGCCAATAGCATCCCCTTTAGCTGGCAAAGTAACCTCAATAAGATTGAGAAAAACCCTAGCTACGAGCGCCGTATGTCTTCTATCCACTTTAAAGAGGTAGAAAGCAGCCCTAGCTATTGTACCTGTGGTTCGGATGCCGAAGAAACCCTTGAAAATGAGATCCAATGGGTCAGTCATGCGCAGCAGTTCTTTAATAGCTCATTGATTATTGACGGAAGTAACAAGCCCAAAAGTGGCCAATTGCAAACCTTCATGATGCCCGATGATTCGGCCCACTTGAAGAGCTTAACCACTCGCCTCAACTTCCCCCTCGCCAATGCCAATGAGCTCGTCTATAATATGCGCCTTTATCTAGGCCCCAACGATTATGACGGCCTAAGTAGCATTGATGTAGGATTAGAGCGTATTATTCCTTTTGGTTGGAGCATCTTCGGCTTTATTAGCCGCCATGTGATCCGCCCCCTATTTAACTTCTTGGCCTCATTTATTCCTAGCTACGGATTGATTATCATCATTCTGACGCTACTTATCAGAGGGCTAATGTTTCCGCTTCAGTACAAAATGCTTAAGTCTAGCGTGAAAATGAGTATCCTCCGCCCTCGCTTGAGCAAACTCAAAGAGAAGTATAAGGATGATGCGCAAGGTATGCAGATGGAGCAGATGAAAATCTACCAACAATATGGCGTGAGCCCCTTGGGCGGATGTTTACCGATGGTCCTCACTATGCCTATCTGGATTGCCCTTTACCGCTTCTTCCCAGCCTCTATTGAGTTCCGCCAGAAGAGCTTCCTTTGGGCCGATGACCTCGTTAGCTATGACTCGATTTTAGACTTTGGCTATGTGCCCGTTGTCTATGATTTTTATGGCGATCATGTGAGTTTGTTTACTCTCCTTTGGTGTATTTCAATGTTTGCCTACTTGACCTACAATAGCCGTCAACAGATGGATATGATGGCAGACAACCCCAACGCCAAAATGATGAAGTATATGCAGTATGCCTTCCCTGTCATCTTCTTCTTTGCCCTAAATAGCTGGGCGGCGGGACTTACTTGCTACATGCTCTTCTCTAACCTCTTTAACATTGGCCAAACTTTCTTAGTGAAATCTGTCCTTCTAGATAAAGATAAACTAGCCGCCGAAATGGAACAGCAACGCCAAGACCGCGAAGCTAACCCCAAAAAGAAATCAGGCTGGCAAGCACGCTACCAAGACATGATGGAGCAACAACGCAAAATGCTCGAAGAGCAAAAGAAGAATAAAAAGAATAAATAA
- a CDS encoding T9SS type A sorting domain-containing protein has translation MRQFSLFALLLLLCSQYSWAQCPNCTINLPQMPADTVYLDSIPNAMQNSYYEEVISFRLPYTTTPLVALDPTIPSGINLSGFQIVGVSGLPLGMSFLFDRPLPAVYDEDSPDTRDGCVTLCGTPLQADTFTVVISVLAETGILPPQPADIPLTFVVDPDTTAGFTLSPNMGCAPLEVTFSNNIQVDPNFNQAATYSWDFGNGQNSTDENPVAVTYADSGTYAITQEAIVSTAEYFTYLDGITITAASCDDAFGDPEIFLTVQGSQSGIDTITGGGATNVPSSQLPLAFSFGRDIPLVAGTRYTIDVDEDDSVFPSIPSIQDCGVVDFGADTTATIFSLTDGDLTLTVNLTRDTLVTYDTITTTEYVVVQNCTSVEEVELILASFKVYPNPSQGLLNVAFEVPGQEQANSSLRLVDMLGRELMFLSLGQTAGAQTKSLDLSAYPAGIYNLQLQIGDRQVYRKIQLMD, from the coding sequence ATGCGTCAATTTTCTCTTTTTGCGCTTTTGCTACTCCTTTGTAGCCAATACAGCTGGGCCCAATGCCCCAACTGCACCATCAACCTCCCGCAAATGCCCGCAGATACAGTCTATTTAGACAGTATCCCCAATGCCATGCAGAACAGTTATTATGAAGAAGTGATTAGCTTCCGCTTGCCTTATACAACTACCCCTTTAGTGGCCCTTGATCCTACGATTCCTTCAGGAATTAACCTTTCTGGTTTTCAGATTGTAGGCGTTTCTGGCCTTCCTTTGGGCATGAGCTTTTTATTTGATCGTCCCCTTCCCGCTGTTTATGATGAGGATAGCCCTGATACTCGCGATGGTTGTGTAACTCTTTGTGGTACACCTTTACAAGCCGATACCTTTACTGTTGTTATTTCTGTATTGGCCGAAACGGGTATCTTGCCTCCTCAGCCTGCAGATATTCCCCTTACTTTTGTGGTTGATCCTGATACTACAGCAGGTTTTACGCTTTCGCCCAATATGGGTTGTGCGCCCCTAGAGGTTACGTTCAGCAATAATATTCAAGTAGACCCCAACTTTAATCAGGCGGCTACTTATAGCTGGGACTTTGGCAATGGACAAAACAGCACAGATGAAAATCCTGTTGCCGTAACTTATGCCGATAGCGGCACTTATGCGATTACTCAAGAAGCCATTGTGAGCACTGCTGAATATTTCACTTATTTGGATGGCATTACTATCACAGCAGCTAGTTGTGACGATGCTTTTGGAGATCCTGAAATCTTCCTAACGGTACAAGGAAGCCAATCGGGCATTGATACCATTACAGGAGGTGGAGCAACTAATGTTCCCTCTAGCCAACTTCCTCTAGCTTTTAGTTTTGGGCGGGATATTCCTTTGGTAGCTGGAACCCGTTATACCATTGATGTAGATGAAGATGATTCAGTATTCCCTAGCATCCCTTCTATTCAAGATTGTGGTGTAGTTGATTTTGGAGCGGATACCACGGCAACTATCTTTAGCCTAACAGATGGCGACCTTACGCTTACTGTTAATTTAACTCGTGATACTTTGGTCACTTATGATACCATTACAACAACAGAATATGTAGTGGTCCAAAACTGTACTTCTGTAGAAGAAGTGGAGCTCATTTTGGCGAGCTTCAAAGTATATCCCAACCCTAGCCAAGGTCTACTTAATGTAGCCTTTGAGGTACCTGGCCAAGAGCAAGCTAACAGCAGCCTTCGTTTGGTAGATATGTTGGGCCGTGAGCTGATGTTCTTGTCTTTGGGCCAAACGGCTGGAGCGCAGACCAAAAGCTTAGACCTTTCTGCTTATCCTGCTGGCATCTATAACCTACAATTGCAAATTGGCGATCGTCAGGTTTATCGCAAAATTCAGTTGATGGATTAA
- a CDS encoding T9SS type A sorting domain-containing protein — MKGLQLTLFLALSLFVGQQLFAQATTACNNKTAPEVQTGTNSYEVGGTIWTPAPPLSVQAVGFANVEYLIVKKGTCALDSARTACDTTNGGGDVIIGADADGILDPATLGRYGVTVAPGDTFGMVAIGYDMGQVRVLLDSILNGIIAGSGSPCCGLFNLYSETRGFCDTLSNLGITSINDVNTLADVLTVFDAFTDAQLSAASLVSYMDLVNGFSSRVNGFECGDLTDNLLICYGLNPSQVHYYRTASTVATTHIDGLNAFSVFPNPAAGDVQLFLDLKEEQDLQVNIYNSLGQRLHSQNLGAQMGQQQFQLPTAQFSAGIYLIEINNGSASSTQKVILR, encoded by the coding sequence ATGAAAGGACTACAACTAACTCTTTTCTTGGCCTTATCGCTTTTTGTTGGCCAACAACTTTTTGCTCAAGCAACAACTGCTTGTAATAATAAAACAGCCCCTGAAGTACAAACTGGTACCAATAGCTATGAGGTGGGCGGTACAATTTGGACGCCTGCGCCTCCTCTAAGTGTACAAGCTGTGGGCTTTGCCAATGTAGAATACCTCATCGTTAAAAAGGGAACCTGTGCTTTAGATAGCGCTCGTACCGCTTGTGATACAACTAATGGAGGCGGAGATGTTATTATTGGCGCCGATGCCGATGGTATCTTAGATCCCGCAACTCTTGGCCGCTATGGCGTAACGGTTGCTCCTGGCGATACTTTTGGGATGGTTGCTATTGGATATGATATGGGACAAGTACGTGTTTTATTAGACTCTATTTTAAATGGAATAATCGCAGGAAGTGGAAGTCCATGTTGTGGTCTATTTAATCTTTATAGTGAAACTAGAGGTTTTTGTGATACACTTAGTAATCTAGGCATTACTTCTATAAATGATGTCAATACCCTAGCTGATGTATTGACTGTTTTTGATGCCTTTACCGATGCACAGCTTTCTGCTGCTAGCTTGGTATCTTATATGGATCTTGTAAATGGCTTTTCAAGTAGAGTAAATGGTTTTGAATGTGGCGACCTTACAGACAACCTACTTATCTGCTATGGCCTGAATCCTTCTCAAGTTCACTACTACCGCACGGCTTCTACTGTGGCGACTACACATATCGATGGCCTCAACGCCTTTAGTGTATTCCCTAATCCTGCTGCTGGCGACGTACAATTGTTCCTCGATCTTAAGGAAGAGCAGGATCTACAAGTCAATATCTACAACAGCTTGGGCCAACGTCTACACAGCCAAAACCTAGGCGCACAAATGGGCCAACAGCAATTCCAATTGCCTACTGCTCAGTTTTCTGCAGGTATCTACCTGATCGAAATCAACAACGGCAGCGCGTCTAGCACACAGAAAGTAATCTTGCGTTAA